A window from Halomicrobium urmianum encodes these proteins:
- a CDS encoding XapX domain-containing protein: MVAKLFLATVTGLFAGSLFRFLEVPIPAPPNLPGVLGIVGIYLGYKLVEWADVSVSLLDALNRLV; encoded by the coding sequence GTGGTAGCGAAGCTGTTCCTCGCGACGGTGACCGGCCTGTTCGCCGGTTCGCTGTTCCGGTTTCTCGAAGTACCCATTCCGGCGCCGCCCAACCTCCCCGGCGTGCTCGGCATCGTCGGCATTTACCTCGGGTACAAGCTCGTCGAGTGGGCCGACGTCAGCGTCAGCCTGCTGGACGCGCTGAACCGGCTCGTGTGA
- a CDS encoding NEW3 domain-containing protein, which yields MNGEVTRAGLAVAMAVLLATAPVAGAVSAGQVAGGATVADAEQTGGTAPSVSAASVDGRIVDFRQQSGEFTAGESVAATATVENTGTTTHTFFVGYAAVDPDGTYRENDGTTGRTVTLAPGERTTVSLEWAVESDAPAGYYDGYAALWKESDRDDLRTRLDDARRSDGFRVAEETIDAQIGGVDVDAGEFDDGETVDATATVENTGNVDHTYFVGYSVVGPDGELYDNDETTGKTVTLAPGERRTVSLSWTVESDAPAGEYDGFVAVWEESDRDDLRTRLDSARRSDAFGVAEPTEVDARLVGFDVDSGEHRAGETVDATATVENTGNVDHTYFVGYSVVGPDGELYDNDASTGRTVTLAPGERHTVSLEWDVESDAPAGEYDGYAAVWKESDRDNLRTRLDAARRSDAFGVAEPPEVDAEIVDASVGGGEFTPGETVDATATVENTGNVDHTYFVGYSVVGPDGELYDNDETTGKTVTLAPGEQRVVDLELTVEDGAPTGSYGVRLSAWQESDRDDLRTRLDDVSGSDVFEVVDDAGARIVDFDVERGEFAAGESVDARAVVENTGASHHTFFVGYSAIGPDGEEYDGDASTGRTVTLAPGERRTVSLSWRVEDDAPGGEYDGYAAVWKESDRDDLRTRLDDERRRGAFEVLGPGDVDARIAAVESRSETYAAGDTAVVDVRVDNDGPIEHTFLVRSAFDGPDGGPLDETERTVTVGPGETDVLRFETDLPVDAPVGAYAHEAIVFANRTSDRALDAERAEPIFRVGDGGAELTGVASSNPEYEPGDQVLLEATVENRGATEETYEVRYRIEHGDGPGTTVTRGDRLTLAPGESGTAEVSWTTEARDPNPVEPGAYDVAVEVVDSDVGESVATARRSGLFEVREPEEQIGVRHFDVADGAHEPLDDLPATTRVTSRDDEKRYVRLVYEVRTEDGWQTLDEQTTDVLAEATTTVERDLPVPEYLNAGSYDLRVTVRGADTEKYLYARSVIEDALTVETGDALVVEATDASGEPVPGTVVGINADGGRSKVAGQDGTVRFAGLSSGTYSVTVYPGTEARVSRVVEYDAAATEEVSITVGDAASVSGKVTLFDGTVLRDVTVEIDGHTARTDDDGEFAFDEELATGSTTAVVRASGDTLGRYPIIVEEGVDSYHVRIENDEPVQDPSSFALGALCGLGCWPEGVDDKSEYTAGWIASGFVAAGDVRDFLVALDTGQGGEAALAAFGIIPLAGDVGSAMPKISKLRRAGSLGERLQLQRILGRIDQFRGNRVRAVNRLYDGTPGTYLDETLGLSTEAIERLMKNERNVGRIADSARTLLDEYGLSRETVRQYVKSGRDPEDLQDAAESLRYADESADVSRRVDGAKLDDVENAGDLAEVTASKRLAKAENARVAKSFNQLEDLEDGTYVLQGFESSAVQSGDVDAMVVAKQGDTVTVERIYEVYSGGNPGTAVSKTSQLSQRLGDVTGRTDEFAEGTDLTVEASDDVTGSMYVPDATATKTYERAANEGDSAREAIQRKGYDVETFDRTSDQFKQDFDAVSNG from the coding sequence ATGAACGGAGAGGTTACTCGGGCCGGCCTCGCGGTCGCGATGGCGGTGTTACTGGCCACCGCCCCGGTCGCGGGCGCGGTTTCGGCGGGTCAGGTAGCGGGTGGAGCGACGGTCGCCGACGCCGAACAGACCGGTGGGACAGCACCGAGCGTCAGTGCGGCGTCGGTCGACGGGCGCATCGTCGACTTCCGACAGCAATCGGGCGAGTTCACTGCGGGAGAATCGGTCGCGGCGACGGCGACGGTCGAGAACACGGGCACGACGACTCACACGTTCTTCGTCGGCTACGCGGCCGTGGACCCAGACGGGACCTACCGCGAGAACGACGGGACGACCGGGCGGACAGTGACGCTGGCGCCCGGCGAGCGGACGACCGTTTCGCTGGAGTGGGCGGTCGAGAGCGACGCGCCTGCGGGCTACTACGACGGGTACGCGGCGCTGTGGAAAGAGAGCGACCGCGACGACCTGCGGACCCGCCTCGACGACGCGCGCCGATCCGACGGATTCCGCGTGGCAGAGGAGACGATCGACGCGCAGATCGGCGGAGTCGACGTCGACGCCGGGGAGTTCGACGACGGCGAGACGGTCGACGCGACGGCGACGGTCGAGAACACGGGCAACGTCGACCACACGTACTTCGTGGGCTACTCCGTGGTCGGGCCGGACGGCGAGCTGTACGACAACGACGAGACGACCGGGAAGACGGTGACGCTGGCGCCGGGCGAGCGGCGCACGGTGTCGCTCTCGTGGACTGTCGAGAGCGACGCGCCGGCGGGCGAGTACGACGGGTTCGTCGCGGTGTGGGAGGAGAGCGACCGCGACGACCTCCGGACGCGCCTCGACAGTGCGCGACGGTCCGACGCCTTCGGCGTCGCGGAGCCGACGGAGGTCGACGCGCGGCTCGTCGGATTCGACGTCGATTCCGGAGAGCATCGAGCCGGCGAGACGGTCGACGCGACGGCGACGGTCGAGAACACGGGCAACGTCGACCACACGTACTTCGTGGGCTACTCCGTGGTCGGGCCGGACGGCGAGCTGTACGACAACGACGCCTCGACGGGTCGGACCGTGACGCTGGCGCCGGGCGAGCGGCACACGGTGTCGCTTGAGTGGGACGTCGAGAGCGACGCGCCTGCGGGCGAGTATGACGGGTACGCGGCGGTCTGGAAGGAGAGCGACCGTGACAACTTGCGGACGCGACTGGACGCCGCGCGCCGGTCCGACGCCTTCGGCGTCGCGGAGCCGCCGGAGGTCGACGCCGAGATCGTCGACGCGAGCGTGGGGGGCGGGGAGTTCACGCCCGGCGAGACGGTCGACGCGACGGCGACGGTCGAGAACACGGGCAACGTCGACCACACGTACTTCGTGGGCTACTCCGTGGTCGGGCCGGACGGCGAGCTGTACGACAACGACGAGACGACCGGGAAGACGGTGACGCTGGCGCCGGGCGAGCAGCGCGTTGTGGACCTCGAGTTGACGGTCGAGGACGGCGCGCCGACGGGATCGTACGGCGTCAGGCTGAGCGCGTGGCAGGAGAGCGACCGCGACGACCTCCGGACGCGGCTGGACGACGTCAGCGGCAGCGACGTGTTCGAGGTCGTCGACGACGCGGGCGCCCGGATCGTCGACTTCGATGTCGAACGCGGCGAGTTCGCCGCGGGCGAATCGGTCGACGCCAGGGCCGTCGTCGAGAACACCGGGGCGTCCCACCACACCTTCTTCGTGGGCTACTCGGCGATCGGACCGGACGGTGAGGAGTACGACGGCGACGCCTCGACGGGTCGGACAGTGACGCTGGCACCGGGCGAGCGGCGGACCGTCTCCCTGTCGTGGCGGGTCGAGGACGACGCGCCGGGCGGGGAGTACGACGGGTACGCGGCGGTCTGGAAAGAGAGCGATCGCGACGACCTCCGGACGCGGTTGGACGACGAACGCCGACGGGGAGCTTTCGAGGTGCTGGGTCCCGGTGACGTGGACGCCCGGATCGCCGCCGTCGAGAGCCGGTCGGAGACCTACGCCGCGGGCGATACCGCAGTCGTGGACGTCAGGGTCGACAACGACGGCCCGATCGAACACACGTTCCTCGTCCGGAGTGCGTTCGACGGACCGGACGGCGGTCCTCTGGACGAGACGGAGCGGACCGTCACCGTCGGCCCGGGTGAAACTGACGTCCTTCGGTTCGAGACCGACTTGCCCGTGGACGCTCCAGTGGGCGCCTACGCTCACGAGGCGATCGTCTTCGCGAACCGGACCAGTGACCGGGCGCTCGACGCTGAACGCGCCGAGCCGATCTTCCGCGTCGGCGACGGCGGGGCCGAGCTGACCGGGGTAGCGAGTTCGAATCCCGAGTACGAGCCCGGTGACCAGGTGCTCCTCGAGGCGACCGTCGAGAACCGCGGCGCGACCGAGGAGACCTACGAGGTACGCTACCGGATCGAGCACGGGGACGGCCCCGGAACGACGGTCACGCGCGGCGATCGACTCACGCTGGCACCGGGCGAGAGCGGCACGGCCGAGGTCTCCTGGACGACCGAGGCACGCGATCCGAACCCGGTCGAGCCGGGCGCGTACGACGTCGCAGTCGAGGTCGTCGACTCGGACGTCGGGGAGAGCGTCGCGACCGCCCGGCGGAGCGGACTCTTCGAGGTCAGGGAGCCCGAGGAGCAGATCGGCGTCCGTCACTTCGACGTCGCGGACGGGGCCCACGAACCCCTCGACGACCTCCCGGCGACGACGCGGGTCACCTCCCGCGACGACGAGAAGCGGTACGTGCGGCTCGTCTACGAGGTCCGGACCGAGGACGGGTGGCAGACCCTGGACGAGCAGACCACGGACGTACTCGCGGAGGCGACGACCACCGTCGAGCGTGACCTGCCCGTCCCCGAGTACCTGAACGCCGGCAGCTACGACCTGCGGGTCACTGTCCGGGGGGCCGACACCGAGAAGTACCTCTACGCCCGCTCGGTCATCGAGGACGCGCTGACCGTCGAGACCGGCGACGCGCTGGTCGTCGAGGCCACCGACGCCAGCGGAGAACCAGTCCCGGGGACCGTCGTCGGCATCAACGCCGACGGCGGGCGGTCGAAGGTCGCCGGGCAGGACGGTACCGTGCGGTTTGCGGGCCTCTCCAGCGGAACCTACTCCGTGACGGTCTATCCGGGGACCGAGGCCCGCGTCTCGCGCGTCGTCGAATACGACGCCGCAGCGACCGAGGAGGTCTCGATCACGGTCGGTGACGCCGCCTCCGTCTCAGGGAAAGTGACGCTGTTCGACGGGACGGTCCTCCGGGACGTCACCGTCGAGATCGACGGCCACACGGCCCGGACCGACGACGACGGCGAGTTCGCCTTCGACGAGGAGCTGGCGACCGGCTCGACGACGGCGGTCGTCCGCGCCAGCGGCGACACGCTCGGCCGCTACCCGATCATCGTCGAGGAGGGCGTCGACAGCTACCACGTCCGGATCGAGAACGACGAGCCCGTGCAGGACCCCTCGTCGTTCGCCCTGGGCGCGCTCTGCGGCCTCGGGTGCTGGCCCGAGGGCGTCGACGACAAGTCCGAGTACACCGCCGGCTGGATCGCCTCCGGATTCGTCGCGGCCGGCGACGTCCGCGACTTCCTCGTCGCGCTCGACACCGGCCAGGGCGGCGAGGCGGCCCTGGCCGCGTTCGGCATCATCCCCCTGGCCGGCGACGTCGGCTCCGCGATGCCCAAGATATCGAAGCTGCGACGCGCCGGGAGCCTCGGCGAGCGCCTCCAGTTGCAGCGGATCCTGGGTCGGATCGACCAGTTCCGGGGCAACCGCGTCCGGGCTGTCAACCGGCTCTACGACGGGACGCCGGGTACGTACCTCGACGAGACGCTCGGACTCAGCACGGAGGCGATCGAGCGGCTCATGAAAAACGAGCGCAACGTCGGGCGGATCGCGGACTCGGCGCGGACCCTGCTCGACGAATACGGCCTCTCCCGTGAGACGGTCCGCCAGTACGTCAAATCCGGGCGCGACCCCGAGGACCTCCAGGACGCGGCGGAGTCGCTCAGATACGCCGACGAGTCCGCCGACGTCTCCCGGCGTGTCGACGGCGCAAAGCTGGACGACGTCGAGAACGCCGGCGACCTGGCGGAGGTGACCGCCAGCAAGCGGCTCGCGAAGGCAGAGAACGCGCGCGTCGCGAAGAGCTTCAACCAGTTAGAAGACCTGGAAGACGGTACGTACGTCCTGCAGGGATTCGAGTCCAGCGCCGTGCAGTCGGGCGACGTCGACGCGATGGTCGTCGCCAAGCAGGGCGACACCGTGACCGTCGAACGGATCTACGAGGTCTACAGCGGCGGGAACCCGGGGACGGCCGTCTCCAAGACGTCCCAGCTCAGCCAGCGGCTGGGCGACGTGACGGGCCGGACCGACGAGTTCGCCGAGGGGACGGACCTCACGGTCGAAGCGAGCGACGACGTCACGGGGTCGATGTACGTGCCCGATGCGACGGCGACGAAGACCTACGAGCGCGCGGCCAACGAGGGCGACTCGGCCCGCGAAGCCATCCAGCGGAAGGGCTACGACGTCGAGACCTTCGACCGGACGAGCGACCAGTTCAAGCAGGACTTCGACGCCGTCTCGAACGGGTGA
- a CDS encoding HTH domain-containing protein, which yields MSHAELSESQRRILTALVNDFQQTDEPVKAQRIAETIDRDAGSIRNQMQSLKTLQLVEGVPGPAGGYRPTENAFAVLDRDRLDDRATVTLSGSYDRIDVTVDEIDFTNVQHPETCTAHVHLQQSAEGLEVGDPVAIGPTPNSNLVIAGELEVINETADELVVDVAVAEAPLVEE from the coding sequence ATGAGTCACGCAGAGCTGTCCGAGAGTCAACGCCGGATACTCACCGCCCTCGTGAACGACTTCCAGCAGACCGACGAGCCCGTCAAGGCCCAGCGCATCGCGGAGACGATCGACCGCGACGCCGGTTCGATCCGCAACCAGATGCAGAGCCTGAAGACCCTGCAACTGGTCGAGGGAGTTCCGGGCCCGGCCGGTGGCTACCGCCCCACCGAGAACGCCTTCGCCGTCCTCGACCGCGACCGCCTCGACGACCGCGCGACCGTCACGCTCTCGGGGAGCTACGACCGGATCGACGTCACCGTCGACGAGATCGACTTCACGAACGTTCAGCACCCCGAGACGTGTACCGCTCACGTCCACCTCCAGCAGTCCGCCGAGGGCCTCGAGGTCGGCGACCCGGTCGCGATCGGTCCCACGCCGAACTCGAACCTCGTCATCGCCGGCGAACTCGAAGTGATCAACGAGACCGCCGACGAACTCGTCGTCGACGTCGCCGTCGCGGAAGCGCCCCTCGTCGAGGAGTAG
- a CDS encoding transcription initiation factor IIB — MTETRIHTTDEQTRVTTPRAQGESETDQQRERDESQDVCPECGGSLATDEAHGETVCEECGLVVEEDDIDRGPEWRAFDSSERDEKSRVGSPTTNLMHDKGLSTNIGWQNKDAYGNSLSSQQRKKMQRLRTWDERFRTRDHQERNLKQALGEIERMGSALGLSESVRETASVIYRRALEEGLLPGRSIEGVASAAVYAAARQAETPRSIDKVVTVSRIDEMEFKRTYRYVVRELGLEIEPADPESYVARFASDLDLSDEAERRARDLLRAGKAEQIHVGKSPVGLAAAAVYAAPLLCNDEVTQAEVSEVTDISEVTIRKRYKELLDASEQTA; from the coding sequence ATGACAGAAACACGTATCCACACCACGGACGAACAGACCCGCGTAACCACCCCGAGGGCGCAGGGGGAAAGCGAGACGGACCAGCAGCGGGAGCGCGACGAGTCCCAGGACGTCTGCCCCGAGTGTGGCGGTTCGCTCGCCACCGACGAGGCCCACGGCGAGACAGTCTGCGAGGAGTGTGGCCTGGTCGTCGAGGAGGACGACATCGACCGCGGGCCGGAGTGGCGCGCGTTCGACTCCTCGGAGCGCGACGAGAAGAGCCGCGTCGGGTCGCCGACGACCAACCTGATGCACGACAAGGGGCTGTCGACCAACATCGGCTGGCAGAACAAGGACGCCTACGGCAACTCGCTGTCGAGCCAGCAGCGCAAGAAGATGCAGCGCCTGCGCACCTGGGACGAGCGGTTCCGTACCCGCGACCACCAGGAGCGCAACCTCAAGCAGGCGCTGGGCGAAATCGAGCGGATGGGATCGGCGCTGGGCCTCTCGGAGAGCGTCCGCGAGACCGCGTCGGTCATCTACCGCCGCGCCCTCGAGGAGGGGCTGCTGCCCGGCCGATCGATCGAGGGCGTCGCGTCGGCGGCGGTCTACGCCGCGGCCCGCCAGGCCGAGACCCCGCGCAGCATCGACAAGGTCGTGACCGTCAGCCGGATCGACGAGATGGAGTTCAAGCGAACCTACCGCTACGTGGTCCGCGAACTCGGTCTGGAGATCGAGCCGGCCGACCCCGAGAGCTACGTCGCCCGGTTCGCCTCGGACCTCGACCTCTCGGACGAGGCCGAGCGCCGCGCTCGCGACCTGCTCCGCGCCGGCAAGGCGGAGCAGATCCACGTCGGCAAGAGCCCGGTCGGCCTCGCCGCGGCGGCCGTCTACGCGGCCCCGCTGCTGTGCAACGACGAGGTCACCCAGGCCGAGGTCAGCGAGGTGACCGACATCTCCGAGGTCACCATCCGCAAGCGATACAAGGAACTGCTCGACGCCTCCGAGCAGACCGCCTGA
- a CDS encoding HVO_0758 family zinc finger protein encodes MESVRKGLRSGDLEKDNYGRLTCVDCGEELATQNDPDEVGKVRACPECDSEWQEI; translated from the coding sequence ATGGAGTCTGTACGCAAGGGGCTACGATCGGGGGACCTGGAGAAGGACAACTACGGCCGACTGACATGCGTCGACTGCGGCGAGGAACTGGCGACCCAGAACGACCCCGACGAGGTGGGGAAGGTCCGGGCCTGTCCGGAGTGCGACAGCGAGTGGCAGGAGATCTAG
- a CDS encoding inositol monophosphatase family protein: MSRSETVLEAAQAGAAVAMDHYRSALTVETKDSKTDYVSEGDVEAQREVVEVIRSSYPDATIVGEEEDELKTVPEDGNAWIIDPIDGTTNFVHEIPLWTTSVGLVRDGTLTAGVSVAPALDHVFYADESTVRRDDEAISTSDTTDLEAFSVAPILRYGPGREEAFGSLLTSVLVEFGDLRRLGCAQITLAFVAAGSLDAAVSALSNPSAWDTVAGVHMIERAGGTVTDIHGDPWEPGCEGIVATNGEVHDEVLDCIGPALEAY, encoded by the coding sequence ATGTCGAGAAGCGAGACCGTCCTGGAGGCGGCACAGGCGGGCGCCGCCGTCGCGATGGACCACTACCGGTCGGCGCTGACCGTCGAGACGAAGGACTCGAAGACGGACTACGTCTCCGAGGGCGACGTCGAGGCCCAGCGGGAAGTCGTCGAGGTGATCCGCTCGTCGTACCCGGACGCGACGATCGTCGGCGAAGAGGAGGACGAACTGAAGACCGTCCCGGAGGACGGGAACGCCTGGATAATCGACCCGATCGACGGCACGACCAACTTCGTCCACGAGATTCCCCTGTGGACCACCTCCGTCGGACTCGTGCGAGACGGGACCCTCACGGCCGGCGTCTCGGTCGCCCCCGCGCTGGATCACGTCTTCTACGCGGACGAGTCCACCGTCAGGCGGGACGACGAAGCGATCTCGACCAGCGACACGACCGACCTCGAGGCGTTCTCCGTCGCGCCGATCCTCCGGTACGGGCCCGGCCGCGAGGAGGCGTTCGGCTCGCTGCTCACCTCGGTGCTCGTCGAGTTCGGCGACCTCCGGCGGCTGGGCTGCGCCCAGATCACGCTGGCGTTCGTCGCCGCCGGATCGCTCGACGCCGCGGTCTCCGCCCTATCGAACCCGAGCGCGTGGGACACCGTCGCCGGCGTCCACATGATCGAACGGGCCGGCGGTACGGTGACGGACATCCACGGCGATCCCTGGGAGCCCGGCTGCGAGGGCATCGTCGCGACGAACGGCGAAGTCCACGACGAGGTCCTCGACTGCATCGGCCCGGCGCTGGAGGCGTACTGA
- a CDS encoding FxLYD domain-containing protein, translating to MGDDTVSRRRILQSSVVAGLAGLTGRQATRTASAAATQAGQTSQGEECPRSDCIHSTLGYTGISTGEAIEIPDGLRPDHEVELVTRPRERGGGEAATVPESFFEPVGLAIESGDIVQFTPTSPGHTVTAYHPQRGRQRRIPENASPFSSSVLGTDAVWLYRFDEPGVYDLRCTAHELFGMAMRIVVGGGEPDLGETGDGNRRPPALTAGLVLDDDAVAPERIVEEGTVSWNALDDASKQLLVEFQQPAEPDAASEDGERSASGADGDAVVEIVDHELVVEEGEFGDEVYVAATVENTGAAPSGTIELTADWYDASGDYMDNDSAFLQSLGAGEAWAARVPYLGTNPGDVDSYQFDGEYDAETPPMNPDGLTLRGSEMNVGDGEVVIRGEVVNERGADVSYIEATGKVYDADGVLLGDEYTNVTDVPAGETWTFETTWLTDRAGEAVDFDVWVTDTAV from the coding sequence ATGGGAGATGATACCGTAAGCCGTCGTCGGATCCTGCAGTCCAGTGTCGTGGCAGGACTGGCAGGCCTCACTGGCCGTCAGGCGACCCGAACAGCGAGCGCCGCTGCTACACAGGCTGGACAGACGTCGCAGGGAGAGGAGTGCCCTCGTTCCGATTGTATCCACTCGACGCTCGGCTACACCGGCATCTCGACCGGCGAGGCAATCGAGATACCGGACGGCCTGCGGCCGGATCACGAGGTCGAGTTGGTGACGCGACCGCGCGAACGGGGCGGCGGTGAGGCCGCCACTGTCCCCGAGTCCTTCTTCGAACCGGTCGGGTTGGCAATCGAGTCGGGGGATATCGTGCAGTTCACGCCGACGTCACCCGGCCACACGGTGACGGCGTATCACCCGCAGCGCGGACGACAGCGTCGGATCCCGGAAAACGCATCGCCGTTTTCCTCGTCAGTGCTCGGGACTGATGCGGTCTGGCTGTATCGCTTCGACGAACCGGGCGTGTACGACCTTCGGTGCACGGCGCACGAACTGTTCGGCATGGCGATGCGAATCGTCGTCGGTGGAGGGGAACCGGACCTCGGTGAGACGGGAGACGGCAATCGCCGACCGCCCGCCCTGACCGCTGGGCTGGTGCTGGACGACGACGCGGTCGCTCCCGAACGGATCGTCGAGGAGGGGACGGTCAGCTGGAACGCCCTCGACGACGCGAGCAAACAGCTCCTGGTCGAGTTCCAGCAGCCGGCGGAACCGGACGCGGCCTCCGAGGACGGCGAGAGATCAGCGTCGGGGGCGGACGGTGACGCAGTCGTGGAGATCGTCGACCACGAGCTGGTCGTCGAGGAAGGCGAGTTCGGCGACGAGGTCTACGTCGCGGCGACCGTCGAGAACACGGGCGCCGCACCGTCGGGGACGATCGAGCTCACCGCCGACTGGTACGACGCCAGCGGCGACTACATGGACAACGACAGCGCGTTTCTCCAGTCGCTCGGAGCCGGAGAAGCGTGGGCCGCGCGCGTACCCTACCTCGGCACGAACCCCGGCGACGTCGATAGCTACCAGTTCGACGGCGAGTACGACGCCGAGACGCCGCCGATGAACCCCGACGGACTGACCCTCCGGGGGAGCGAGATGAACGTCGGCGACGGCGAGGTCGTGATACGTGGCGAGGTCGTGAACGAGCGCGGAGCGGACGTGTCGTACATCGAAGCGACCGGCAAGGTTTACGACGCCGACGGCGTCCTTCTCGGGGACGAATACACGAACGTCACTGACGTACCCGCCGGGGAAACGTGGACCTTCGAGACGACGTGGCTCACCGATCGAGCGGGGGAAGCCGTCGACTTCGACGTCTGGGTGACTGATACAGCCGTCTGA
- a CDS encoding phosphoribosyltransferase codes for MPFSNRTDAGRQLAALLDREDVHADVVLGIPRGGLPVARPVADRLDAPLDIVVASKIGAPRNPELAIGAAAADGSAWLNHDLIERLGVARNYVERQRRRETRAAAGKAQHYRGERAPPALAGQHVVVVDDGIATGATARACLRQVRAAGAARVVLAVPVGSPTTVEELQAEGQEVIAVETPPHFRAVGQFYREFGQVSDAEAMTYLDGVRRGRA; via the coding sequence ATGCCATTTAGCAACCGAACGGACGCGGGCCGGCAACTCGCGGCGCTGCTCGACCGGGAGGACGTGCACGCGGACGTGGTCCTCGGAATCCCGCGCGGCGGGCTCCCGGTCGCGCGGCCGGTCGCGGACAGGCTCGACGCGCCGCTGGACATCGTCGTCGCGTCCAAGATCGGTGCGCCGCGGAACCCGGAACTGGCCATCGGCGCGGCGGCCGCCGACGGCAGCGCCTGGCTCAACCACGACCTGATCGAGCGCCTCGGGGTCGCTCGGAACTACGTCGAGCGCCAGCGCCGGCGGGAGACGCGGGCGGCCGCTGGGAAAGCACAGCACTACCGGGGCGAACGAGCGCCGCCCGCGCTCGCGGGGCAGCACGTGGTCGTCGTCGACGACGGGATCGCCACGGGCGCGACGGCGCGAGCGTGTCTCCGACAGGTCCGCGCGGCCGGCGCGGCGCGCGTCGTGCTCGCGGTGCCGGTCGGATCGCCGACGACGGTCGAGGAACTCCAGGCAGAGGGCCAGGAGGTGATCGCCGTCGAGACGCCGCCGCACTTCAGGGCCGTCGGGCAGTTCTACCGGGAGTTCGGCCAGGTCAGCGACGCCGAGGCGATGACGTACCTCGACGGCGTCCGGCGCGGGCGGGCCTGA
- a CDS encoding glycosyl transferase family 2, producing the protein MEYVQERIATLHDYGGADPPAPTDRAAVVVPMTARDHATLAAERVLSTLAAVDPADVYVALRAGEDRVGDVAAWIDDFDVDATLLWCNAPAVEDHLAEAGLDGAAGKGRDVWLALGLAARREFVAVHDADATTYSASHVPRLLYPLSEGYGFAKGYYARVENDRLYGRLFRLFVRPLLRALDGLVDDPVVDYLLAFRYALSGEFAATSDVVRSLRAQPGWGLEVGTLGDAYDAVGFDGSAQVDLGTHEHDHRAVAGPSGLGDMCDEVGQALVRVLEDRDVAVDYDALGERYRREAERAIDRYAVDAGFNGLDYDRGDERAQVDEYAGSVRRPGDDDWLPAWRDCDLDPEAILERSNEALEYRA; encoded by the coding sequence ATGGAGTACGTCCAGGAGCGGATCGCGACGCTCCACGACTACGGCGGAGCCGACCCGCCGGCACCGACCGATCGCGCGGCGGTGGTCGTCCCGATGACCGCGCGGGACCACGCGACCCTGGCCGCCGAGCGGGTCCTCTCGACGCTGGCGGCGGTCGACCCGGCTGACGTGTACGTGGCGCTGCGGGCCGGCGAGGACCGCGTCGGCGACGTCGCCGCGTGGATCGACGACTTCGACGTCGACGCGACCCTCCTGTGGTGTAACGCCCCCGCCGTGGAGGACCACCTCGCGGAGGCCGGGCTGGACGGCGCGGCCGGCAAGGGCCGGGACGTGTGGCTCGCGCTGGGGCTGGCCGCGCGCCGGGAGTTCGTCGCCGTCCACGACGCCGACGCGACAACGTACTCGGCCAGCCACGTCCCGCGGCTGCTGTACCCACTCTCCGAGGGGTACGGGTTCGCCAAGGGCTACTACGCCCGCGTCGAGAACGACCGCCTCTACGGCCGCCTGTTCCGACTCTTCGTCCGACCGCTGCTGCGCGCGCTGGACGGGCTGGTCGACGACCCCGTGGTCGACTACCTGCTCGCCTTCCGCTACGCGCTGTCGGGGGAGTTCGCGGCGACGAGCGACGTCGTCCGGTCCCTGCGCGCCCAGCCGGGGTGGGGTCTGGAGGTCGGCACGCTCGGCGACGCGTACGACGCCGTCGGCTTCGACGGCAGCGCTCAGGTCGACCTCGGCACCCACGAGCACGACCACCGCGCCGTCGCGGGGCCGTCGGGGCTGGGCGACATGTGCGACGAGGTCGGACAGGCGCTCGTCCGCGTCCTCGAAGATCGCGACGTCGCCGTCGACTACGACGCCCTCGGCGAGCGCTACCGCCGCGAGGCCGAGCGGGCCATCGACCGCTACGCCGTCGACGCCGGTTTCAACGGGCTCGACTACGACCGCGGCGACGAGCGCGCGCAGGTCGACGAGTACGCCGGGTCCGTCCGCCGGCCCGGAGACGACGACTGGCTCCCCGCCTGGCGGGACTGCGACCTCGATCCGGAAGCGATCCTCGAACGATCGAACGAGGCACTGGAGTACCGCGCGTGA